The following proteins are co-located in the Flavobacterium sp. CECT 9288 genome:
- a CDS encoding DUF2182 domain-containing protein: MKLSKYSKISINFIIISISLLVWVLLLVNPGNIMTMEHCHVSASGPSAGSLKMLLEMNPFSSQLLGWGLMVVAMMLPKLIVPIQLIYIQSLKRNRFLNALLFVLGYVLIWMVTGVFMIAIIMMLNLLLPMSYLPALGFMIVAIIWQFSPIKQQCLNRGHEHWTLSAFGWAAKRDAFVYGIYHGLWCVGAGWVLMLFPMLLPTGHNLAMIVVTIIMISEHMEHPQLPRWNFSLRLKLIKILIAQTRIKVQQLVTV; encoded by the coding sequence ATGAAACTATCAAAATACAGTAAAATAAGCATTAACTTTATAATTATAAGCATCAGTTTACTTGTTTGGGTGCTGCTATTAGTTAATCCTGGGAATATTATGACTATGGAACATTGTCATGTTTCTGCATCTGGTCCTTCCGCTGGATCCTTAAAAATGTTATTAGAAATGAATCCATTTTCTTCCCAGCTATTAGGCTGGGGGTTAATGGTTGTGGCTATGATGTTACCTAAATTAATCGTACCTATACAACTTATTTATATACAAAGCCTTAAGCGGAATCGTTTTTTAAATGCTTTGTTATTTGTTTTAGGATATGTACTAATTTGGATGGTAACAGGTGTATTCATGATTGCAATAATCATGATGTTAAATTTGTTACTTCCTATGTCTTATTTACCGGCATTGGGCTTTATGATTGTAGCTATAATTTGGCAATTTTCACCTATAAAACAGCAATGTTTGAACCGAGGTCACGAACATTGGACACTTTCAGCCTTTGGATGGGCAGCAAAACGAGATGCATTTGTTTACGGAATCTACCATGGTTTATGGTGCGTAGGAGCAGGCTGGGTCTTAATGTTGTTTCCTATGTTATTGCCTACGGGTCATAATTTAGCCATGATTGTGGTTACAATTATAATGATTAGTGAGCACATGGAACACCCGCAATTGCCCCGCTGGAACTTTAGTTTGCGTTTGAAATTGATAAAAATCTTGATTGCTCAAACTAGAATTAAAGTACAGCAACTTGTAACGGTATAA
- a CDS encoding SPOR domain-containing protein — protein sequence MKIEIYIAQLLYRYQCVTVPGLGAFLTEIQSAKLEQGSHSFSPPTKKIAFNANLKNNDGLLANHIALAEKKSYDYAVGAIQYEVFKWKKSLEENKYLTLNNIGDLRLNAENNIVFTPFDQTNYLTSSFGLAAFVSPEVKRLVEEEVFSSEDSTQTITFIPTEPRTISPYLKYAAVFVLGLGLVGSVGYPMYENQVASQTLLVKTAVQKQVQNKIQEATFIIENPIPAVTLTVKSSEKATLPYHIMAGVYRDQHNANASLKNLKKLGFPARRIAPNKNGYYPVLYGSYATFAEAEKAKKEINNSHNPDAWILIESL from the coding sequence ATGAAAATCGAAATTTACATCGCTCAGCTTTTATACCGTTATCAATGTGTAACTGTTCCTGGTTTAGGGGCATTTTTGACTGAAATTCAATCTGCGAAACTTGAGCAAGGTTCTCATTCTTTTTCTCCGCCTACCAAAAAAATAGCATTTAATGCAAATTTAAAAAATAATGATGGCTTACTAGCGAATCATATTGCGCTAGCTGAGAAAAAATCTTATGATTATGCCGTGGGCGCTATACAATATGAAGTATTCAAATGGAAAAAATCATTAGAAGAAAATAAATATTTGACTCTTAATAACATAGGTGACTTACGTTTGAATGCAGAAAACAATATAGTGTTTACCCCATTTGACCAAACCAATTACTTGACTAGTTCTTTTGGTCTAGCTGCATTTGTTTCTCCCGAAGTAAAAAGACTAGTTGAAGAAGAAGTGTTCAGTTCTGAAGACAGTACTCAAACGATTACCTTTATACCAACAGAACCTAGAACTATTTCTCCATACTTAAAATATGCAGCGGTTTTTGTACTAGGTTTAGGACTTGTAGGTAGTGTGGGTTACCCTATGTATGAAAACCAAGTAGCATCACAAACCTTATTGGTTAAAACTGCGGTACAAAAACAAGTTCAAAATAAGATTCAAGAAGCTACTTTTATTATTGAAAATCCTATACCTGCAGTAACTTTGACTGTAAAATCTTCAGAAAAAGCTACCCTTCCTTACCACATTATGGCTGGAGTGTATAGAGATCAACATAATGCTAATGCTAGTTTAAAAAATCTTAAAAAGTTAGGGTTTCCTGCTAGACGTATTGCTCCCAATAAAAATGGATATTACCCTGTTTTATACGGAAGTTATGCCACATTTGCAGAAGCTGAAAAAGCTAAAAAAGAAATCAACAATTCGCACAATCCTGATGCTTGGATTTTGATTGAATCGCTTTAA
- the dprA gene encoding DNA-processing protein DprA: MNEQDLFYILALQRVEGVGDIMAKKLLSHCGSAEEVFKTKTTQLAAIDGVGATLLKNLKDKSVFEKANQELAFLKANAIKTTSFLDQDYPERLKHCFDGPLLLFQSGNIDLKNKKIISIVGTRQITAYGIEFCRKFISDLAPLNPIIVSGFAYGVDIVAHQLAIEFQLQTIGVVAHGLNQIYPKTHKKYVAAVEQNGGFMTEFWSTTNPDKENFVRRNRIVAGMSEATIVIESADRGGSLITANMANDYNRDVFAVPGRVTDKYSQGCNNLIKTQKANVLTSAADLVYILNWDIQQDSKPVQKQLFVTLDDDEQKVYDYLLKTGKELMDIIALHCDFPIYKISGMLLNMELKGVIRPLPGKLFEAI; encoded by the coding sequence ATGAACGAACAGGATTTATTTTATATTTTAGCTCTGCAACGTGTAGAGGGAGTAGGGGACATTATGGCCAAGAAATTACTATCACATTGTGGTTCTGCCGAAGAAGTATTTAAAACAAAAACTACCCAACTCGCTGCCATTGATGGTGTTGGAGCTACGCTATTAAAAAACCTTAAAGACAAATCAGTATTTGAAAAGGCAAATCAAGAATTAGCATTCCTAAAAGCCAATGCCATTAAAACAACCAGTTTTTTAGATCAAGATTATCCAGAAAGACTCAAACATTGCTTTGACGGACCCTTATTATTGTTTCAATCTGGAAATATAGACTTAAAAAATAAAAAAATAATTAGCATAGTAGGTACTCGCCAAATTACTGCATACGGTATTGAATTTTGCAGAAAATTTATCTCAGATTTGGCTCCTCTTAATCCAATAATCGTGAGTGGTTTTGCCTATGGAGTTGATATCGTGGCCCATCAACTTGCCATAGAATTTCAGTTGCAAACCATAGGCGTTGTAGCTCATGGATTGAACCAAATTTATCCCAAAACCCATAAAAAATACGTAGCTGCAGTTGAACAAAACGGAGGTTTTATGACCGAATTTTGGAGTACTACCAACCCAGACAAAGAAAACTTTGTGCGCAGAAACCGCATTGTTGCAGGGATGTCTGAGGCAACTATTGTTATTGAATCAGCAGATAGAGGTGGCTCTTTGATTACGGCCAATATGGCCAATGATTATAACCGAGACGTATTTGCAGTTCCCGGCCGTGTTACCGATAAATACAGCCAAGGCTGCAACAACCTCATTAAAACCCAAAAAGCAAATGTACTCACTAGCGCCGCTGATTTGGTGTATATCTTAAATTGGGATATTCAGCAGGATTCTAAACCCGTACAAAAGCAATTGTTTGTAACGCTTGATGATGACGAACAAAAAGTATACGATTACCTCCTAAAAACAGGAAAAGAATTGATGGACATTATTGCATTACACTGTGATTTCCCTATTTACAAAATATCAGGAATGCTCTTAAATATGGAGCTAAAAGGCGTTATAAGGCCATTACCCGGCAAATTATTCGAAGCAATATAA
- a CDS encoding fibronectin type III domain-containing protein gives MKRFLYLSIAGLMIAACSSGGDEPEVKNSAPTTPGLTAPDDNKLCLNTSVVFEWKPATDVNNDVITYQLQVAKDNQFTQIVKTEDIQGLTKSIDLEKNTAYYWRVKSTDSKGLSSAYSSTYKFYTSGDAVINHLPFVPDLVAPTQNVVLNTSTTTLKWNATDVDATDVLTYDIYFGTSANPTTKIKENSTSKSFDITLESSKEYHWKIVVKDNKGGETTGQIWKFKTN, from the coding sequence ATGAAACGTTTTCTATATCTATCCATAGCAGGACTTATGATTGCTGCTTGTAGTAGCGGTGGTGACGAACCAGAAGTTAAAAATTCGGCTCCAACTACTCCTGGTTTAACTGCACCAGACGACAATAAACTTTGCTTAAACACCTCGGTTGTGTTTGAATGGAAACCAGCAACCGATGTTAATAACGATGTTATTACCTATCAATTGCAAGTAGCCAAAGACAATCAGTTCACTCAAATAGTAAAAACTGAAGATATTCAAGGCTTAACTAAGAGCATTGATCTGGAAAAAAATACGGCGTATTACTGGAGAGTTAAATCTACAGATAGTAAAGGTCTCTCTAGTGCGTATTCCTCAACTTACAAGTTTTACACCTCAGGAGATGCTGTAATTAACCACCTTCCGTTTGTGCCTGATTTAGTTGCACCTACTCAAAATGTGGTATTGAATACTTCAACCACTACATTAAAATGGAACGCTACTGATGTTGATGCTACTGATGTATTAACGTATGACATCTATTTTGGAACTAGTGCAAATCCTACTACAAAAATCAAGGAAAATAGTACTTCAAAATCATTTGATATTACCTTAGAATCTAGCAAAGAATATCATTGGAAAATAGTGGTCAAAGACAACAAAGGTGGAGAAACTACTGGACAAATTTGGAAATTTAAAACCAATTAA
- a CDS encoding T9SS type A sorting domain-containing protein, producing the protein MKTKLLLLFMFLTITLQAQTNLVPNGNFENWTSSSQPNNWFRSFSGLVFQSSSAQNGSSSTKMQITSGTFNFINSEFFPVVAGKTYRITMYHKLVTGTFSAIDLSLYHQPGTFKTEIAKKTDAVTSSTEWRKIEFDYTPTVSESIEVDIWTTGTLNSEILVDNVSVVDVATIGAAYTLIPDVNFEKKLIALGYDSGTPDGKVLTSNVKAVTSLTLDATTIADLTGIEDFVSLETLKCRGNSSLGSGGNGLLTKLDVSKNLALKVLDFGYNKLTILDLSKNIVLTDLDCSVNLFTAIDVTKNKNLTKLNCFFNNITTIDVSQNTGLTELNCSDNLLTVLDISANLMLTSLSCGFNKLSSIDVSKHINLKNLFCNYNQLTTLDLSNNLNINSLGCDNNKLLTLDISKNIALTYFACNNNLLTTIDLSRNLALNTLYCHTNKFTTLDLSKNVDLNTLYCHSNKLTTLDISKNVALSRLDCKNNQLTSLNLKNGKNTLLNNININLTSNPNLNCIVVDDVAYANTNWASKKDTFAFFSPYDCSLTTLIPDAKFEDKLIALGIDTDGKNGVVLSSSIATITTLDVTNSGILDLKGIEGFKALTTLNCSGNQLKKLDLSKNTTIAILNCANNSSLTCIQVADIAAAEKWNTTKDATASFSLDCTIYTLIPDAKFEDKLIALGIDKDGKNGKVATQSITSLTSLNIADSNITDLTGIQDFAELQFLYCERNQISNLNVSNNLKLIYLHCFSNKLTSLDVTRNILLENLDCSANLMSNLDVTKNTALRFLAISKFPINVGDSGKGNFESIDVSKNLLLEKLYCQQNKIQTLDLSKNTKLEYLECAENYLKDLNVSNNTLLNYLEVDKNQLTTIDISKNILLRNFSCDQNKITRLDVSKNLLLTNISCSANQIKNLDVSKNTKLQQLFCGGNQLKSLNLKNGNNTILRYSGFLNNPELSCIEVDNVDYSNTNWITYKDSNTSFGTNCTSYTIIADPKFEEELIALGFDTDGKNGKVLTANIATVTSLDVSNAGITDLTGIEDFTSLQSLSCNNNQLTKIDLKYNHNLESLNIANNKISVLKIVYNTKLRDIQCNDNLIKTLDFSMLKNVTQILCQNNKLVSLNLKNGSNKLTNGPSIKNFTNNPELSCIQVDDATYSNANWAFYKDASANYSSDCAYSTLIPDSKFEDKLIALGIDTDGKNGKVLTASIENVTALNVSTSSITDLTGIQDFVSLVFLNCSINQITALDTSKNLALTTLDCSNNKITSLDVSKNIALTKFNCFNNNLQSLNLKNGKNSLLIKDNIALSNNRNLYCILVDDVAYANTNWSTRKDATAGFNSVECIALSLPSNNFAIESKGETCLNTNNGEINITATAAYGYRATINATPYTFTNNSLKVNNLAPGTYKVTITIPGENFEQIFTINIPKGATITGRLSKVTEKIAVEIATGTAPYTVFLNGVEQFETNATSFTLDAKTSGLLEVKTAKACEGIFAKEIATLEGTFSAFPNPTSGAFEIEIPTTNKEVSISIFTLEGKLISNKKYSVGDGKVQLSLDDQPAGIYMTKVELGTPQFIKIIKK; encoded by the coding sequence ATGAAAACAAAATTACTTTTGCTGTTTATGTTTTTGACAATTACCTTGCAAGCCCAAACTAATTTGGTGCCCAATGGAAACTTCGAAAACTGGACATCCTCCTCACAACCAAATAATTGGTTCAGATCTTTTAGCGGATTAGTATTCCAAAGTTCATCTGCTCAAAATGGTAGCTCGAGTACCAAAATGCAAATTACTAGCGGTACCTTTAACTTCATCAACAGTGAATTTTTTCCGGTTGTAGCTGGTAAAACGTATCGCATTACGATGTATCACAAACTCGTTACGGGAACTTTCTCGGCCATTGACCTAAGTTTGTATCACCAACCAGGTACTTTTAAAACAGAAATTGCCAAAAAAACAGATGCGGTAACTTCAAGTACCGAGTGGAGAAAAATAGAATTTGACTACACTCCCACCGTTAGTGAATCTATTGAAGTAGATATCTGGACAACCGGTACCCTGAACTCAGAAATTTTAGTTGACAATGTTTCTGTGGTTGATGTGGCGACAATTGGTGCTGCCTATACTTTAATCCCTGATGTAAATTTTGAGAAAAAATTAATTGCATTAGGTTACGATTCAGGTACTCCTGATGGCAAGGTGTTGACTTCAAATGTAAAGGCTGTAACATCACTCACTCTTGACGCAACTACCATAGCAGATTTAACTGGTATTGAGGATTTTGTTTCTTTAGAAACATTAAAATGTAGAGGTAATAGTTCTTTGGGTAGTGGCGGAAATGGATTATTGACAAAATTAGACGTTTCAAAAAATCTAGCATTAAAAGTTTTAGATTTTGGTTATAACAAACTAACAATTTTAGATCTTTCAAAAAATATAGTTTTAACCGATTTAGATTGTAGTGTAAACCTTTTCACTGCTATTGATGTAACTAAAAATAAAAATTTAACTAAATTAAATTGTTTCTTTAATAATATTACTACAATTGATGTTTCTCAAAACACAGGACTAACTGAATTGAATTGCTCTGACAACCTACTAACAGTTCTAGACATTTCTGCAAACTTGATGTTGACTTCATTAAGTTGCGGATTTAATAAATTATCATCAATAGATGTATCAAAACATATTAATTTAAAAAATTTATTTTGTAATTATAATCAATTAACAACACTAGATCTATCAAATAATTTAAATATCAATTCATTAGGGTGTGACAACAATAAATTACTCACATTAGACATTTCAAAGAATATAGCTCTAACTTATTTTGCATGTAATAATAATTTGTTAACCACAATAGACCTTTCTAGAAATTTGGCTTTAAATACCTTATATTGTCATACTAACAAATTTACTACACTTGATCTTTCTAAAAATGTGGATTTAAATACCCTATATTGTCATAGTAACAAATTAACTACACTAGATATTTCTAAAAATGTGGCTTTATCTAGACTAGATTGTAAAAATAACCAGTTAACTAGTTTGAATCTCAAAAATGGTAAAAATACTTTACTAAATAACATAAATATAAATCTTACTAGTAACCCAAATCTAAACTGTATTGTGGTAGACGATGTTGCCTACGCCAACACCAATTGGGCGAGTAAAAAAGATACTTTTGCTTTTTTCTCACCTTATGATTGTAGCTTAACAACACTAATACCTGATGCTAAATTTGAAGACAAACTCATTGCTTTAGGCATTGACACTGATGGTAAAAATGGTGTAGTCTTAAGTTCAAGTATTGCAACTATAACTACATTAGACGTTACTAATAGTGGTATTTTAGATTTAAAAGGCATCGAAGGGTTTAAAGCTTTGACTACTTTAAATTGTTCTGGAAATCAATTGAAAAAATTAGATCTATCCAAAAACACCACGATAGCAATTTTAAATTGTGCTAATAATTCAAGTTTAACTTGTATACAGGTAGCTGATATTGCTGCTGCTGAAAAATGGAACACAACCAAAGATGCTACAGCAAGTTTTAGTTTAGATTGTACTATTTACACGTTAATTCCAGATGCTAAATTTGAAGATAAACTGATCGCACTAGGGATTGATAAAGACGGTAAAAATGGCAAAGTGGCTACTCAAAGCATAACTTCTTTAACCTCATTAAATATTGCAGATAGCAACATAACAGATTTAACAGGAATTCAAGATTTTGCTGAATTACAGTTTTTGTATTGTGAGAGAAACCAAATATCAAATTTAAATGTTTCGAATAATTTGAAATTAATTTACTTGCATTGCTTTAGTAACAAGTTAACAAGTTTGGATGTTACAAGAAATATTTTACTAGAAAACTTGGACTGTAGCGCTAACCTAATGTCAAATTTAGATGTAACCAAAAATACAGCTTTACGCTTTTTAGCCATATCTAAATTTCCAATAAATGTAGGGGATTCAGGAAAAGGAAATTTTGAATCTATAGATGTTTCTAAAAATTTGTTATTAGAAAAACTATATTGTCAACAGAACAAAATACAAACCTTAGATCTTTCAAAAAACACTAAATTAGAATATTTAGAATGTGCTGAAAATTATTTAAAGGACTTAAACGTATCGAATAATACTCTCCTAAATTATTTAGAAGTTGATAAAAATCAATTAACAACTATTGATATATCAAAAAATATTTTGTTAAGAAATTTTTCTTGTGACCAAAACAAAATAACGCGATTAGATGTCTCTAAGAATCTATTATTGACAAATATAAGCTGTAGCGCAAATCAAATAAAAAATTTAGATGTTTCAAAAAATACCAAATTACAACAATTATTTTGTGGAGGTAACCAACTTAAAAGTTTAAATTTAAAGAACGGAAATAATACTATATTAAGGTATTCAGGTTTCCTAAATAATCCTGAATTGAGCTGTATTGAAGTAGATAATGTTGATTATTCGAATACAAATTGGATAACATACAAAGATTCAAATACTAGTTTCGGTACGAACTGCACTTCATATACCATCATTGCTGATCCTAAGTTTGAAGAGGAGTTAATAGCATTAGGTTTTGATACTGATGGAAAAAACGGAAAAGTACTTACCGCTAACATCGCTACTGTAACTTCGTTGGATGTATCCAATGCAGGAATAACAGATTTAACAGGAATTGAAGACTTTACTTCTTTACAAAGTTTAAGCTGTAACAACAATCAATTAACTAAGATAGATCTAAAATACAATCACAATCTAGAAAGTTTAAATATTGCAAATAACAAAATATCAGTATTGAAAATAGTTTATAATACGAAACTTAGAGATATTCAGTGCAATGACAATTTAATCAAAACATTGGACTTCTCAATGCTAAAAAACGTAACTCAAATTTTGTGTCAAAACAATAAACTGGTTTCCTTAAATTTAAAAAACGGCAGCAATAAACTTACTAATGGACCAAGTATTAAAAATTTTACCAATAATCCAGAATTAAGTTGTATTCAAGTAGATGATGCTACCTATTCAAACGCGAACTGGGCTTTCTACAAAGATGCCTCGGCAAATTATAGTTCAGATTGTGCCTACTCCACTTTGATTCCAGATTCAAAATTTGAGGATAAATTAATTGCATTAGGCATTGATACTGATGGAAAAAACGGAAAAGTGTTAACTGCAAGTATAGAGAATGTAACAGCACTTAACGTTTCTACAAGCTCGATTACTGATTTGACAGGAATACAAGATTTTGTTTCTTTAGTTTTTTTAAATTGCAGCATCAATCAAATAACTGCTTTAGATACTTCTAAAAATTTAGCTTTGACAACATTAGATTGCAGTAATAATAAGATAACCTCTCTGGACGTTTCTAAAAATATAGCTTTAACAAAATTTAATTGTTTTAACAATAATCTTCAATCTTTAAACCTAAAAAATGGTAAAAATAGTTTACTAATTAAGGATAATATTGCTTTAAGTAATAATAGAAACTTATACTGTATACTGGTTGATGATGTCGCCTATGCTAATACAAATTGGTCAACAAGGAAAGATGCAACGGCTGGATTTAATAGCGTAGAATGTATTGCATTATCATTACCTTCAAACAATTTTGCTATTGAATCAAAAGGTGAAACTTGCCTTAATACAAACAATGGCGAAATAAACATTACTGCAACAGCAGCTTATGGCTATAGAGCAACAATAAATGCAACTCCATATACATTTACCAATAACAGTTTAAAAGTAAACAATCTAGCACCTGGAACTTATAAAGTAACCATTACTATTCCTGGTGAAAACTTTGAGCAAATCTTTACTATCAATATTCCTAAAGGGGCAACTATAACAGGAAGATTAAGTAAGGTAACAGAAAAAATTGCGGTTGAAATTGCTACAGGAACGGCACCTTATACAGTTTTCTTGAACGGAGTGGAACAATTTGAAACCAATGCTACTTCTTTTACTTTAGATGCAAAAACAAGTGGTTTACTGGAAGTAAAAACAGCCAAAGCCTGTGAAGGAATTTTTGCAAAAGAAATTGCAACACTAGAGGGAACATTTTCTGCATTTCCAAATCCAACTTCAGGAGCTTTTGAAATAGAAATACCAACAACAAACAAGGAAGTTAGTATTAGTATTTTTACTTTAGAAGGTAAATTGATCTCCAACAAAAAATACAGTGTTGGAGATGGAAAAGTACAACTCTCATTAGACGATCAACCAGCTGGGATTTATATGACTAAAGTAGAGCTTGGTACTCCTCAATTTATAAAAATTATTAAAAAATAA
- a CDS encoding IS110 family transposase — translation MKNYLFYVGIDISKSKLDVVILEKQSPNVSNHFIVENNLKGIKEILKNLIKQKVDLTTVLFCCENTGVYTFPLSSHLSDEKLDYWIVPAIEIKRSKGISRGKNDKADAKDIALYSIRNIDKLKLSTLPETAIQQLKLLYTEREKVMKSFKIFEATKENIDFMPKQVYKSISGINNKTVKFLKTTLKAIEKEMKAIISTEIELKKQFELLKSVPGVGDKTAIYMLIATRAFTAFDNARKFACYAGTAPFEYSSGSSIKGRTKVNHMADKKMKSILQMCAIVAVKHDPQLKEYYERKKGEGKNAMLVLNNVKCKIIGRVFSVINRQTPYINTYKFAC, via the coding sequence ATGAAAAACTATTTATTTTATGTAGGTATTGACATTTCAAAATCGAAATTGGATGTAGTTATTTTAGAAAAACAGTCTCCCAATGTATCTAATCATTTCATTGTAGAGAATAATTTAAAAGGAATAAAGGAAATTTTAAAAAACTTAATAAAACAGAAAGTTGATTTGACTACTGTTTTATTTTGTTGCGAAAACACAGGCGTTTATACATTTCCTTTGAGTAGTCATTTATCTGATGAAAAACTGGATTACTGGATTGTTCCTGCCATAGAAATTAAGCGTTCTAAAGGTATTTCAAGAGGTAAAAATGATAAAGCAGACGCAAAGGATATTGCTTTATATAGTATTCGAAATATTGACAAACTTAAACTTTCAACATTACCCGAAACTGCAATTCAGCAACTAAAATTACTTTATACTGAACGAGAAAAAGTGATGAAATCCTTTAAGATTTTTGAAGCGACAAAAGAGAATATTGATTTTATGCCAAAACAAGTTTACAAATCAATTTCAGGAATAAATAATAAAACTGTAAAGTTTCTAAAAACGACATTAAAAGCGATTGAAAAAGAAATGAAAGCAATAATTTCAACTGAAATTGAATTAAAAAAACAATTTGAGTTACTAAAAAGTGTTCCTGGTGTTGGAGACAAAACAGCAATCTATATGCTAATTGCTACAAGAGCATTTACGGCTTTTGATAATGCTAGAAAATTTGCTTGTTATGCTGGAACCGCCCCTTTTGAATATAGTTCGGGTTCGAGTATTAAAGGACGAACCAAAGTGAATCATATGGCAGATAAAAAGATGAAATCAATATTACAAATGTGTGCTATAGTGGCAGTGAAACATGACCCACAGCTCAAAGAGTATTATGAACGAAAAAAAGGAGAAGGTAAAAATGCGATGCTAGTTTTAAACAATGTAAAATGTAAAATTATTGGTCGCGTTTTTTCTGTAATTAACAGACAAACTCCATACATAAACACATATAAATTTGCCTGTTAA
- a CDS encoding deaminase domain-containing protein, with the protein MNATGKIKLFTERAPCSSCSNVIELFSKKYPKIEVEVIHNNGVLLTDF; encoded by the coding sequence ATAAATGCTACAGGAAAGATTAAATTATTTACAGAAAGAGCCCCCTGTTCAAGCTGTAGTAATGTAATTGAGCTTTTCTCAAAAAAGTATCCAAAAATTGAGGTAGAAGTAATTCATAATAACGGTGTTTTATTAACAGATTTTTAA
- the trpS gene encoding tryptophan--tRNA ligase yields the protein MAKILTGVQSTGTPHLGNLLGAIIPAIALSNKPENESFLFIADLHSVTQIKDGTTLRTNTYSTAAAWLACGLNVEKVVFYRQSDVPQTAELSWYLSCFFPFQRLTLAHSFKDKSDRLDDVNAGLFSYPMLMAADILLYDAEFVPVGKDQLQHLEITRDVASRFNHQMGETFVLPEAKIQEDSMLIPGTNGGKMSKSANNIINIFLDDKALRKQVMSIETDSTPLEDPKNPDTCNAFAIYALLATEEQLAAMRANYLGGNYGYGHAKQALFELICETFKTEREKYNYYMSNLNEVDALLKIGAQKASAVANGVLAKVREKLGFEI from the coding sequence ATGGCAAAAATACTTACCGGGGTTCAAAGTACAGGGACACCACATTTAGGAAATCTTCTAGGCGCAATTATACCCGCAATAGCACTCTCAAACAAACCCGAAAATGAATCTTTTTTGTTCATTGCTGATTTGCATTCGGTTACTCAAATAAAAGACGGAACAACACTACGAACCAATACCTACAGCACAGCAGCAGCTTGGCTGGCTTGCGGATTAAATGTAGAAAAAGTGGTATTTTACAGACAATCAGATGTGCCACAAACGGCAGAATTGTCTTGGTACTTGAGCTGCTTTTTTCCGTTCCAGCGTTTGACTTTGGCACACTCTTTCAAAGACAAGTCAGACAGGCTAGATGATGTCAATGCAGGACTGTTCTCCTACCCTATGCTTATGGCCGCTGATATTTTATTGTATGATGCCGAGTTTGTACCTGTAGGAAAAGACCAGTTGCAACACCTTGAAATCACTCGTGATGTAGCTTCAAGATTTAATCACCAAATGGGCGAAACCTTTGTGCTTCCTGAAGCCAAAATTCAAGAAGACAGCATGTTGATTCCAGGAACTAATGGTGGAAAAATGAGTAAATCAGCCAACAACATTATCAATATATTTCTGGATGACAAAGCCTTACGCAAACAAGTCATGAGTATTGAAACCGATAGTACACCACTAGAAGATCCTAAAAATCCAGATACGTGTAATGCATTTGCTATTTATGCTTTATTGGCAACAGAAGAACAATTAGCAGCAATGCGTGCTAATTATCTAGGCGGCAATTACGGTTACGGTCACGCAAAGCAAGCCTTGTTTGAATTGATTTGCGAAACCTTTAAAACCGAAAGAGAAAAATACAACTACTACATGAGCAATCTTAACGAAGTAGATGCACTTTTAAAAATAGGTGCTCAAAAAGCTTCGGCTGTGGCCAATGGTGTACTAGCCAAAGTGCGCGAAAAACTAGGATTCGAAATATAA